TCCTCTGTTCCCTTTTCTCTATGACCTGGCTTTACCCCGAGATAGAATGAAAGAGTTATGACTTCAATTTCCTCCTCTCCTTGCCGAGTTAAGACACTTACAGACGCAGCGTGGGATTCCCGATCACCAGAGATCTGGTGCAAAGTAAAAACCTGCTTCTCCCTCGGTCCTCCTCGTCGGTCCTCGGAAGTCTGCGGATAGGTGGCGCGTTCGGCTCTCCGAGGAGCCGCCGCAGCCGGAGGTAGTTCCCCGCGCGGCCGCAGGGGGTCGCCGTCGGTCTCGGCTGGGCGCGCGCCTGGAGTCCGGGGCGGCCTGGGCGTCCTCTCACGCGCGGTAACGAGTGTCCGAGTGCCGGGCACTTTCTTTGGGAAGGACTCGGAACCGCAGGCGTTTGCGTGCGACGCCGAGGGAGCAAGGCGCTGCCGATAACGCCATCGCCCGCTACTGGAGCCGCTCACCGCAGGCCCGGGCGCCTCCCGGCTCACGTACGGATCGTCTGGGAGGCGAGGCCGCGCGGCCCTCGGCGCCGCCCGGGGACCTGAGTCCGGTGATTTGCGAGGCTCGGCAGAGACGGCCGTTGCCCGGCGCCGGCGACAGGATGGGCAGCGGCGCTGGCGGACGCCTCTTGTCAGCCGGAAGGGCGGCCACCCCCGGCTTACTCTGGCCTGGGAATCGAGGCCGGACTGGAGGGCGCGCCGGGCCAGGCCCCACGTGGACACGCTCTCCAGCCCCCGGCCTTGTGCACAGGACCGAAGAGCCGGTGGGGGCCCGGCCGGGCACTCGGGAGTGAGAGCGCGCAGGGGTTCCTGggaaggcctggggtgggggggcgctgGTGGGAGGCCCCCTAGAGAGCTCGGAGCCCCCCACCCTCGGGCAAGGGCGGCCGATgagtctttcttctcttctttccctctgtGCCGAGCCTCTGTTTATTCAGCCTGGGAGGCTGTTCTGTTTTAAGGTCCTTACTTGgcttgagtcacatctccagcttgGAGCACAATTCTCTGTCTTGATTTAATACTTCTACCCCGAGTCCTGACTCAGGCTGCTCAGAATCGCCCCCAAGgtctccctgcccaccccctcgCGGTTCCAGGCCCACAGCTGCCCGGCTGTGGGCACCAGACCGGCGTCCCTGCCCGAGCTGGTCCCGAAGAGGCAGGCCTGGTCTCAGCGGTTTCGTTCTCACGCTGGCATCGATCCGTGACTTGCTCAGTAGAGTCTCGTCTGATCCACTCGCCCTCGGAGCCCACTGCATGCCCCAGCCAAGCCCCTGCCAGACCGAGTTCTTCTCTGAGACCCTCAGACCCAGGCCCCTAGCCCAAGTTCCGCGTCTCTGCACGCAGACCTGGTCCACCTTGACAGGTCTCTGTCCTCCTCACGCCTTAGCTTCAGACCTTCAGGGCTCTGAGGTCCTCATGCCGACTGCTCAGCCCTCTCGGAGCTCTGCAGACCCAGGGGTCTCAGGCCTTGGCAGTGCCACGGGATCCTGGTCCGATCCTCCTCCCGGGCACCAGCAGTGAAGTAATTACTGGCCTTTTAGTTGCCTAGTGAAGAACAGTCACCCGAAGGACACAAGACCCGGTGGGTTAAGAGGCAGTCAGTGTAATTCCAGTTTTTGACTCACTTTGCACctagtttcttttttgttgagggaaagctttttattgttgtttctaCAAACGTCCTATGTAAAATCTCGAAAGATGAACTCTTTCTTAGTTTATTCACATGAATAGGCACGTGGTAGGCAATCTCTatctttgaatgaatgaatgcaggtTTGCCTCTGCTGGTCCGCTGTGAAATGTCTGGTTCCGGCTCCACCCGCCTGGGTGAGTGGCTCGGTGGTGTGTGCCGCAGGCTCTCTCCCCTCTCACTTTCTTGCCTTCTGGTTCCCTGGACTCTCCTCCCTCATTCTGAGCACACACCTGTTCTGTGGTCTGAATGCCAGGTTCCCTGTCCTGCTCAGTGCTCTCTGCTGTTATAACGGGagggacatcttttttttttttctcataaaaatgCAACCATTTATTGACCTCTTCATCAGTGTTCAATGGGCAGGAAGAAAATTCTGGGGGCTACAATAAAAGATCATTAAACAGGTAAATATACTGAATATTACTGagaactaaaattttttttattaattaaagaaaaaaagaaattaacacaacattcagaactcattccgttctacatatgcaatcagtaattcttaacatcatcacgaagatgcatgatcatcatttcttagtacatttgcatcgatttaggaaaagaactagcaaaacaacagaaaaagatatagaatgttaatatagagaaaaaataaaaaaaatgataatagtaaaaaaagacacaaacaaacagacaaacaagcaaaaaaaaaaacctatagctcagatgcagcttcattcagtgttttaacatgattactttacatttaggtattattgtgctgtccatttttgagtttttgtatctagtcctgttgcacagtctgtatggGAGGGACATCTTGAGCCACTTTGGGTAGAAAAGTTTTCCTCTTGGGTCTGGCAAGACACATGATACTTTCTGTGTGACAACATTAAATATGCTTCCATGCTTTAGCTTCTGGGGGTAAatgattgtgtatgtgtgtgtttgggggtggtTGCAGTTCCTGATTTATAACTATTTCATGTTCAATACCAGGTAGAAGGCCACATGAGCTTGGCTTCTCGATTGATCAGCAGTCAGTTGGGGGGTGGGATCAGCAGCCAGATATGAGAGGGGCCATGAACTGGGGATACATGCATCATAGTATAGAGAGAGCTCTGATGACTTGGACCAAGCTCCAGAAAATGTCTAAGGCTCTTTTGTAGCTTCCAGTCCTGCTCGGGACTGGTCTCTGCTGGATAAGTCAATACTGAATTCCAGAAATGGAGCTGGTGGGGTCATTAGAGTGAAAGCacatggaagccaggagagggtgCTCAGAGTGGTGAGAAGGATCCTAGGGGGTTGGGGTGCAGCCCCAACAGTGTCCCCTCTGATCTCAGTGCTGCCTTTCTGCCTGTTGTTTGAAATTGGAGCCTGTCCACATGTGCCCTCCTGGGGCAAGTGTTGGGACTAGACTCGTGGCCAGCCTGTACTGAGGGGTCACGTTTGTTTTGGAGGCTTCTGACCCTCAGAGCCACATTCTTTTCCTAGTCCCCATCCTTGTGCTCAGATCCACTTTTCTGGGGCTTCCTTCCTTTTATCACCAACTCTGGGTGGGCTCGCCCAGTGCTGCAGCAGTCACAGCCAGCCCCTCAGCTGTTCCTGAtgagaaaggaaatgagaaatgtgTTGAGAAATCAGACTGGTGTGAGATAGAACCTGTATGATGGGCATGCACACATACAGTGAGGGCACAGGGGACGGCACTAGCCACTGAGTCCACTGCAGGCCTCGCACAGAAGGGGACGCCCAGAGGGAGGATGGGTGTCTGGCTGCGCAGTGCATTAGGGGGAGGGCAGGCTTTCACCCCCTACTTGACAGCAGGGGGCCCTGTGCTGACCCCTAGGAGGTGGCTGGGACCTGGTGCCTGGAGCTGAAAGAAGCCTGGTCACTCGCCTCTCGCTGTTCCTGCTGCCCCTGCAGCACCTGCTCTGGAGCCCAGTGTCAGGACCGCGGACACCCCTTCCCCAACCTCCAAAACAAccaaccaagcaaacaaaaacaagctCCCTGCAAATTTAGGTGAAAAATGGAAGTAATCCCTCATTCGAGATGCAGCTGAGTACAAACAAGAAGCTAGGCAAAGTCTAATGTGGCATCCTCATTATAAATGGGACTTATTTTTCCAACTTTACTTTTAGTAGTAAACAAGTAACATTATTTTTTTGATAAAATGATGTAAATAAACTTGAAAACAACGCCTAAAACTATGCCATTTGCTTTACATCAGGATACCAGCCTACCATATTCCGCCATGAAGTGAGAAGGGCCCCAGTGACATTTGGCCCTAGCACTTGGTGTGACGGCGGGGGAGAAGGGTGACAGGGCCACCTCTCGGTTCCTCCTTTGGGGCTGACTCTGTGATTCTGTCCTGGGTGTCGGGGGTCTCAGCCCCTCTCTCCTGGGAGGGGTTGCAGGGCAGCTGAAGGAGGGGCCCGGGCTTGCCCTCCCCGTGGCTGCTGATGGCTGTGAATGGGCGGGTCAGGGTCCTGTGGGCTAAGGACGGCCGAGGAGGCAGTGCCATCCTGGCCTGTGCTCCACCCGACACGGGGCAGTCAACATGCCGGCCACCGTCACCTCCATGGACGCTGTTCGTGGGCCCTGGACGTGCTTGGTGGCTTCCTCACTGTTCACCATTCGAGCTTTTGCCTTTCCTGGCCCAGGGCAGTGGAGAGGTACCTTGTTGTCCTGTCACAGCCCCAACcgtctctccccacccccaaagtgCCTCCTGAAGCCCTGATCCCCTGCTTAGGGGAGGGTCTTCAAAGGAAGGGCAGGAGAGTTCCACCAACGTGGTGGGGGCTCACTCTGCGGTAGACTCCTATTGGAAAAACATCAGGCTGAGCTGTCTCAGTTTCCCTAGACTGATCTATTCCTGGATATtgaagaagaaatggcccagagTCGGATGATAGGACTTATCTGACCCCACCTCCCCTCCTCTATTCCCTCAGCTAAAACAGCTTGCATTAAGGTCTTCCTCTATTTTGGGGGAGAAAAGTttcacacattttaaaacaataatgacaGGCAGAATCGTAACTGGCTGTATTTAACTAGTTCATTCAGCTCAGACATAATGTCCTGGAAATACTGCAGCATCACACTAAACTATGGGAAAGTGCACTCTGAAAAACCCACAAATTTGACTAATGCATGTCTGATGTTCCAGTTTTACACATCAGGGATAATATGTGGTATGGGTTGGATTTGTagcaaatttttttccttttttttttcttaaatgacaAATAACATCCTGTGGTctctttcccttgttttttttttttttttttttttttttaaccacaagtACAATGCACACCGATAAAAAAGATGTACATCTCATGGATCCAGGATAATAGCCATGGCAAAGGCACTCTGAGGCATATTAACAACAGGCTTATCTATGGAGCGGCACCTTATATAAGATGCATGTTCCTCCAGAGCCAAGCAGCAAAGAATTACCGCACAAATAGACAAGTGGCCCCGGGGCTTGCACACAGCCCAGCACCAGGCTCGGGGGCAGTGGGGAGTTTTCCCGCTTACATAATTAACACAACAAGGGTTGGATTTCTATTTAGCACAACAGAAACTAACATGGAAATTGGCACTTGATGTTCCAGTCTCCGGCTGCACTAATGTCACCTATGGAACCCAAGATAATTTCAGTGACATCTTTCTTTTCTCCAGGGGAGAAGTGTGCTTTCTCCCCATGTCCAGCTGACAAGCCTGAATAAACATGTGCATGTCACATGGAGATGGTGCATTTATGGCTTATTTGAGTTTAGGTGTTTGGATGACTTTTCCAGAACAGGTTGCCTGCCCTACCTGAAAAAGATCTATAGGGCTAAACAATGTCTAAAAACTAGGTTGGCAGTGCTGATAGGATAACCTTGAGTCTTCTTCCAGGTGCGCAGGGGTCCCCAGATTGTATCGAGCAACAGAACATAGCTAAGAAAGCCCGTAATTTTCATCTGTGAGCCATCGGGGTCTGCACAATTGGTGACATCCTGCTGTTCTTTTCCAGCCTCCCCCATCTGATcacagcctcctcctcctccatcacACTCCTTGGATTGGCTATTTGTTCTTCAGTTTGTGCAATCACCCAACAAGTCTTGGTGGAGTTCCTTACCTGGGCCCCATGCAAGGGGTTGCTATTCGCCCTCCCCTAGTTCTCAGGTCCCCGGCCTTTCCTGGTCTCTCTGCCTGCTCAGCCTTTCTACTGTTGCTCTCTCTGGCACCTCATCACTGTGCACGTCCTAGAATCTCGTTAAATGGTCCTACCAAACCTCCAGCCCAAACTTCTTTGCTGTTTGCCTTCTTTGATCTCTATCTAGGCTCCTGGGTCTGCACTGGAAAGCCACGGGGGCTGAATCAACAGCTAACTCCAGCATCCTCAGGACACCTGAAAGGCATGTCGAACTTCTGTTCCTCTTGGGTCCTCTCCATGACACTTCAGAAGTGCCTTCATGCCTGAACCAATCAAAGCTTGGTTGATTTCTGCCTACTCTTGATTCAGGAAGTTCTTCACCTCCAACTTACAATACTTCAATAACTATGACCCCTGATTCTCTGTTGGCCTGATGATCCTGCAGACTaaagttttctcttcattttccattGCCAAACTTCTCCAAGGAATGGTCAGCATCCCTGACTTAATTGCACACTACCTAATTTCTTGACATTTAATTTCCACtttatgaaaatgattttttaaagtgtacagATGAGGCCATAATGCCCAGACTCTGTGGCTTTACTGAGACTGTGTGACCATCATGTCTTTCTTGTGGTGGCAGACTGATGGCCCCAAGACATCCCTGTGCTGATTTCCAGAACCTGTGGATATGTTATCTTATGTGGCAAAATGGTGTGATTACATTAAGGATGTTGAGACGGAGAGATTATACTGGCATATCCAGCTGGGCTGTGTGGGTAATTACAAGGATctttaaaagggagaaagagaggcagaggATCCAGAGTCAGAGAAGGACAAGTGATAACAGAAGCAGAGGTCACTAGTGAGGGAATGCTGGCAGCCTCTGGAAGCTGGGAAAAGCAAAGAATAGATTCTCCCCAAGAGCTTACAGAAGGAACACAGTTgtactgacatcttgattttggccCCAAAAGAACCATTTCAGACTGTTGACCTGCAGAACTGTAAGAGGATAAATCTGTGTTTTAAGGcactaaatttgtgataatttgttacagcagccatgggAAACTAGTACACTTCTCAGCAACTGTCTTCTCCCAGGGTTGTGACATCTTAAATGAtagaattttctggtttttttttcccGGTAGtcctgttcattttctttcctcctaaATGATAGAACTTCAAGCCTCAACCCTCTTCTCTTGTTTTGCATTCAGTGTTTTCACTATGAGTATTTGTAAGATATGCCTATGCTTAATGATACCATTTTATTTGAAACATTTGGGGATGCTGGCCTCATGCATACCCCCTTCTTAGAGAATCTTCTTTCACAGCCCCTGCTGGGTAGATAGCAGTGGGCCACCTGACCCCACCACTAGCCATATCCTATTGGACTAGGGTCCTGATTTTTTTCTAAGGGGAGCTCACTGATAAGATGGCTTGACTTATAAAATGTGAGTTGGGCTAACCAGGTTCCCACTCTGGGGAATCTGACCTAAGAGGTACCAAGAAAAATTTCAGTTCATGGTAGTTACTGGAGCTGAAACGCTGTGGTGGAAATGTGGCTGAGGCACTATAGTTTGAATTGTGTCCTCCCAAAAGATATATTCAAGTCCCAACCTCAGTCTCATGAATGTGACCCTATtcagaaatagggtctttgaagatgacatgattaGTTGAGATCAGGTCAACTGGATTAGGATAGGAGAATTGGGCACAGATAGACAGACACTGCGGAGATGGCCATgtgaaaacagagaagaaagacaagCCAAGAAACACCAAAGACTACTAGcaaaacaccagaagctagaaagagGCAAAGACTATTCTCCCCTGCAAGCTTTAGAGGGAGGATGGCCCCACCAGCACCTTGATTTCATATTGCTAGCCTCCAGAATTGGGtcagtaaatttctgttgttctaagccaTCTGATTTGTGGGACTTTGTTATGGAGCCTTAGGAAATTAGGCAGATGGCAATAAAGGGCCAGTTGCTGTTGGGGAAGAGGGGAATCTCAAAAGCGTGTTGTTGGAAGGATGGCAAGGAAGCAGAGGTAATCAGAGGCATTGAGTAGACTCTCAAGGGTGAGCAGCAGGTAAGTGCTTGTCTATTTCTTGGAGCAATCTTGGATTCTGCCTTTTCATACGCCTCGGGGTGCAGCTTTTCCCGCATTTCTTTGAGACAGCTCTTTTTTCCCTTACAAAATTCTTTTTTACTTAAGCTAGTCTGAGTGGATTTCTGTTCCTTGCTACCAAAATATGCCTGACTAGGATGGTCTTTATTTGCTAAGTTGTGTGTCAGCTTTGAGTCACCTTGCCTTCTTTGTTGTCCTGGAGCCTGAATACATGTAAAGGAGGAGAACCTGGGGTAGATTCTGAGGAACACCAAtatttaaggaaagaaagaagaatctgCAAAGGAGCATGAGAAGGAGCAGTCAGAGAAATAGGAGAAAACGAGGAATGCCTGCTGAAACATTCCTGAAGCAAAAGGAGAGAGTGGTCAGAAGAATCAAATGTTGCCAGATCCTAAACCAAGTTACTTTTTGTTTCAGTGACAAAAATAGTTCTTCTGGGTAATGAGAAAGTAAATACCATTTTTGGAAACCATTATCTCAAGACTAGGCATTTGGAGAAGAGTACTTGGGTGAGGGAACACATAAGCCATCCTCTAGTGGAAGCTAAGAAGACATTTATTAACAGCAACTGCATAAAACCTGCAGGAACAAGAAATGAGTGACGAAGGATTTCACCTAGAGCTGGCTTTGAGCTCCTCAAGGTCACGGCATGTGTCTTATTTACCAACCTATTTCCAGCACCGACCCCAATGCCTGACATTCTTTCTACAAATCTTTCTAAtccaggcacatagtaggcattcacTATATTTATTGGTGGAATTAAACTCTTTAGATATAGTGTTCGGAAAGTTGTGCTTGTAAAAAATTATGGATTTTCCTGGTTGACAATTTTAGCCCCCAGAATGCATGAGAAAAAGAGTTTATGTGCAAGCAAAAATATTCTCCACTTGCCCACAAAGGAATCCAGATTTTGACCATGTCTTTGTGTGATCATGACGATGCAATGAATACAATATTATTGTTTTTGGATGGATCCAAGCAACTGAAAGTGTATCTATgcacaattataaaataaagtataGTACTATCCCTTACTACAAAATTTAAGGCTGGGGGCTGCCCTGGCCTCGAATTGGATGTGTCCCTGAAGCAGGCACTGGGACTTCCAGGACAATCTAGAAGTCATGGTGATTCATATGGGTTCCTTCGTTCCACCAAATGCGATTCCAACATGGACCCTGGGTCTTTGATATTGGAAAATAAACTCCCTCCTGCTGAAActtagaaaaaagagaagagaagctaTGTAATCAAATTTACCCTTTTGGAGATTCTGGGAACTCACAGAACAGAAaccttgtttgtgtgtgtgtggtggggggctCGGAGTGGATGGAAAACACATGGAGTGTTTCTGTGTCCGTGGAAAGTCCTCTGGATTGGCCGCAGCCTGGTTTTGTGAGAGCTGATTAGGATGCAGAGCAGTAAGGCAGGCTTGTTCACTGAGCTTGTCTCACCTCTGCCCCCTCAACTCTGCCTAGGCCCATTCCTGAGTATGAAAGTTCTGATTGTTATCCTGGCTACAGAATCCCATTTCTGGTCTGTTTTCTTTTGCCCTTATCCTCACATTTCTTTGAATGTCCTTTCATGGGACGCCTTGATCTGCTCCCACAGAAATGCAATTATCAGAAATCAACCTCTTTCACCCATTTCTGCCCTAAGCAGCTTTTGCCCACTGGTGAATTTCACATTGTGCTGAGAAAGTCAGCAACTAATactaataacaataaaatatgtttgtattttttaGATGACTTTTTCCACTGGGGACTCCCCAGTGAGAGCCAGGCACTGAGCAGAGCGAGGGGGTATATGAGCTGGAaatagagagggagaaagagactgGACTGGCTGACGCCTTTCCTTGACAGctaatttccattttttggtatcAAGGGGTCTGTGGCAGTAATTGGCATGCAGATTGTGTCTGATGGGCCTGTTATACAGAATAAAGGAATCTGCTAGTTAGAATAAGCCAACCCCAGGCTGATGGATGGGGCACAAGGAGGTCATTGCAAAAgagaaattgtgtgtgtgtgtccctgtgtgtgcgtgtgtttcaCAAAAATTCCTAccccctcccttctctttctttatccAGCAAACTCTAATCTTTCATTTTGCATTGAGACAAATGttgcttcatttctctccctctctctgttttttccttGAAGGGATATTTGATGGAACCCATTCTAGGTTTTAATAAAGTGTGGGGGCAAACGAGAAATTAAAGCAGTGTCATGGTTTGTTAGCAGCCCAGGATCTTCCAAAATGGGCACAGGCTACAAATTATACTCTGGAATTAATTGACAGAAGGTAGTTTTCCTGTCCATCATCTTTAATCCAAAGGCATTGGGGAAGCAGCTATGGGAGATCAACAGGAAAATGTGTGCTGCTATCCATTTCCCCTTCTGCTTTGTCTGAGTCATTGGTTTGCTTAGTTAGTTGTTTTCTTGACCCTGACCTGCTGCCTTGATTAGGCAGGAGTTGCACAAGGGCTTCCAGTTCAGGTAGCTGCCATGTGGTTGATGGTGCTGTAGTAGTTTGAATAACGTCCCCCCAAAATCCATgcacccagaacctcagaatgttatcttatttggaaatagggtctttgcagatgtaattaggtAAAAATCTCAAGATGAAATCATTCTTGGATTTAGGATCATCCCTAAATCCAACGGct
This portion of the Tamandua tetradactyla isolate mTamTet1 chromosome 15, mTamTet1.pri, whole genome shotgun sequence genome encodes:
- the LOC143656874 gene encoding uncharacterized protein LOC143656874, whose amino-acid sequence is MQWAPRASGSDETLLSKSRIDASVRTKPLRPGLPLRDQLGQGRRSGAHSRAAVGLEPRGEARHRGKEEKKDSSAALARGWGAPSSLGGLPPAPPHPRPSQEPLRALTPECPAGPPPALRSCAQGRGLESVSTWGLARRALQSGLDSQARVSRGWPPFRLTRGVRQRRCPSCRRRRATAVSAEPRKSPDSGPRAAPRAARPRLPDDPYVSREAPGPAVSGSSSGRWRYRQRLAPSASHANACGSESFPKKVPGTRTLVTARERTPRPPRTPGARPAETDGDPLRPRGELPPAAAAPRRAERATYPQTSEDRRGGPREKQVFTLHQISGDRESHAASIPKSPQGILQVVERKAQSSSQAHLELSAQIMSQPFLPMCFQGQKSIRLQDVEAKVHCGVTCSWAISTDRVTKV